A genome region from Halarchaeum grantii includes the following:
- a CDS encoding ABC transporter ATP-binding protein, translated as MTEGEHVVSLDDVHVHFESESGIFSREKDVVKAVDGVSLDIEENDVVALVGESGCGKTTLGKTAIGTQRPTEGSIAYRGQDVWEARDKDGDVEIPFERIRRALQIIHQDPGASLNPNKTVLHSLMVPLKLTKPDMDAFDRRERVHEMLSRVGMEPPEDYANRYPHQLSGGERQRVALIRALLMNPDLILADEAVSALDVSLRIDMMDLMLELQDQFDTSYLFVSHNLSNASYVTGKADGRIGVMYLGELVEIGPIDEVIENPQHPYTKVLMWAAPNLNPDAEEEPESPLRKIDIPDPRDPPEGCRFHTRCPEAREVCKEEPPGTDVDDAGNHRVACYRAIDDHEYWESPELVD; from the coding sequence ATGACTGAGGGCGAGCACGTCGTCTCGCTCGACGACGTCCACGTCCACTTCGAGTCCGAGTCCGGCATCTTCTCCCGCGAGAAAGACGTCGTGAAAGCCGTCGACGGCGTCAGCCTCGACATCGAGGAGAACGACGTCGTCGCGCTCGTCGGGGAGTCCGGTTGCGGGAAGACGACGCTCGGGAAGACGGCGATCGGGACCCAACGCCCGACAGAGGGCTCGATAGCGTACCGCGGGCAGGACGTCTGGGAGGCCCGCGACAAGGACGGCGACGTCGAGATCCCCTTCGAGCGCATCCGCCGCGCGCTCCAGATCATCCATCAGGACCCCGGCGCGTCGCTCAACCCGAACAAGACGGTGTTGCACTCGCTCATGGTGCCGCTGAAGCTCACGAAACCCGACATGGACGCCTTCGACCGGCGCGAGCGCGTCCACGAGATGCTCTCCCGCGTGGGAATGGAGCCCCCGGAGGACTACGCGAACCGCTATCCGCACCAGCTCTCGGGCGGCGAGCGCCAGCGCGTCGCGCTCATCCGCGCGCTGCTGATGAACCCGGACCTCATCCTCGCGGACGAGGCCGTGAGCGCGCTCGACGTGAGCCTCCGCATCGACATGATGGACCTGATGCTCGAACTGCAGGACCAGTTCGACACCTCCTACCTCTTCGTCAGCCACAACCTCTCGAACGCGAGCTACGTGACGGGGAAGGCGGACGGTCGCATCGGCGTGATGTACCTCGGCGAGCTCGTCGAAATCGGCCCGATAGACGAGGTCATCGAGAACCCCCAGCACCCGTACACGAAGGTGTTGATGTGGGCGGCGCCGAACCTGAATCCGGACGCCGAGGAGGAACCGGAGTCGCCGCTTCGCAAGATCGACATCCCGGACCCGCGCGACCCGCCGGAGGGCTGTCGCTTCCACACGCGCTGTCCGGAGGCGCGTGAGGTCTGCAAGGAAGAACCGCCGGGCACGGACGTCGACGACGCCGGGAATCACCGCGTCGCCTGCTACCGGGCGATCGACGACCACGAGTACTGGGAGAGTCCCGAACTGGTCGACTGA